One Mesorhizobium sp. J428 DNA segment encodes these proteins:
- a CDS encoding PfkB family carbohydrate kinase, with translation MRSVPAVAVTAVETLGAGDVEHGAFTLKLAEGESEEAAIRYANAPRRSNVPAVEAAPAIRGGRTRTHSCRTGLRRLRTGCG, from the coding sequence GTGCGCAGCGTCCCGGCTGTTGCCGTAACCGCGGTGGAGACGCTTGGTGCGGGCGATGTGGAGCACGGCGCCTTTACGCTGAAGCTTGCCGAGGGCGAAAGCGAAGAGGCGGCGATCCGTTATGCCAATGCGCCGCGGCGCTCAAATGTGCCGGCAGTGGAGGCCGCGCCAGCTATCCGAGGCGGACGGACGCGGACGCATTCCTGTCGAACTGGACTAAGGCGGCTCAGAACCGGATGCGGCC
- a CDS encoding acyl carrier protein gives MTTTFEKVADLIAETTEIDRDKITPESHTIDDLGIDSLDFLDTVFAIDKEFGIKIPLEKWTQDVNEGRVSTEEYFVLKNLCAKIDALVAAKKAA, from the coding sequence TTGACGACGACATTCGAAAAGGTCGCGGACCTGATCGCGGAAACGACCGAGATCGATCGCGACAAGATTACGCCGGAGAGCCACACGATCGACGATCTCGGCATCGACAGCCTCGATTTCCTCGACACGGTCTTTGCGATCGACAAGGAATTCGGGATCAAGATTCCGCTCGAGAAGTGGACGCAGGACGTGAACGAAGGCCGCGTGTCGACGGAAGAATACTTCGTTCTCAAGAATCTGTGCGCGAAGATCGACGCCCTGGTGGCAGCCAAGAAGGCGGCCTGA